One stretch of Janibacter limosus DNA includes these proteins:
- a CDS encoding SHOCT domain-containing protein, translating into MMWNQGCDMMWLGMTAGVLTFWVIVVLAVRALFPGQKRAGSEPPRPDALTLLDEGLARGDLSVDEYEKRRHLIIHGR; encoded by the coding sequence ATGATGTGGAACCAGGGCTGCGACATGATGTGGCTGGGCATGACCGCGGGGGTCCTCACCTTCTGGGTGATCGTCGTACTCGCCGTGCGTGCCCTCTTCCCCGGGCAGAAGAGGGCCGGCTCAGAGCCCCCTCGACCTGACGCCTTGACGCTTCTGGACGAAGGGCTGGCCCGCGGTGACCTGAGCGTCGATGAGTACGAGAAGCGACGTCATCTGATCATTCACGGCCGCTGA
- a CDS encoding NADH-quinone oxidoreductase subunit J codes for MLIGVAFWVVAVMAVASGVAVFVVNSMARATYALALSFIAVGVQILLLEQGYLGLITILMMVMEMAVMAVYMVMFMGMNPALMPMDMTHGKKTAIGASVGAFVLLASGALFIPWPQRRGAASEDLTRALGLEIMGEKMLVMAVLGPVMVATIVAGVVLATHRTRYERFGDDLRRHPANDPRQGGVGR; via the coding sequence GTGCTGATCGGAGTGGCGTTCTGGGTGGTGGCCGTGATGGCCGTGGCCTCGGGCGTGGCCGTGTTCGTGGTGAACTCCATGGCACGAGCCACGTATGCCCTAGCCCTGTCGTTCATCGCCGTGGGAGTGCAGATCCTTCTGCTGGAGCAGGGCTACCTGGGGTTGATCACAATCTTGATGATGGTGATGGAGATGGCGGTGATGGCCGTCTACATGGTGATGTTCATGGGGATGAATCCTGCGCTGATGCCCATGGACATGACCCACGGGAAGAAGACCGCTATCGGTGCATCGGTCGGAGCCTTCGTGCTGCTGGCCAGTGGTGCGCTGTTTATCCCTTGGCCGCAGCGCCGTGGCGCCGCTTCCGAGGATCTCACTCGCGCGCTCGGTCTGGAGATCATGGGCGAGAAGATGCTGGTCATGGCCGTGCTGGGACCGGTCATGGTCGCGACCATCGTGGCCGGGGTGGTCCTGGCTACCCACCGCACCCGCTATGAGCGGTTCGGCGACGATCTGCGCCGCCACCCGGCCAACGACCCCCGACAAGGAGGTGTCGGCCGGTGA
- a CDS encoding NADH-quinone oxidoreductase subunit H — protein sequence MPESGVVIVAVGWAVLAGILLCALAYVAVTLDAVLSARQLGVRGGWTAPLSRAARLLRQRRRTTVAADTLLWRVGGAGMFIGAFLTVAVIPMGRWVLADPDVGIVWFNVVDVMVWALVWLTGWGANSAHSLVGGYRFLAHGLAYELPLMFALVAPAIAAGSLGVGDVVAAQDGAWFVVWMPVAFLVYLVGVTGFSVWGPFAPALAADIAGGVLAELSAVDRLVFQAGRYLFLTAGAAFSVPLFLGGGAGPVLPGWAWVLVKTVVVLAVLVWLRRKVPLLRPDRFMEIGWMVLLPAVVAQDLLVSLIVVRGG from the coding sequence ATGCCTGAGAGTGGGGTGGTGATCGTTGCTGTGGGGTGGGCCGTGCTGGCCGGCATCCTCCTGTGCGCTCTGGCCTACGTCGCGGTGACTCTCGATGCCGTGCTCTCGGCCCGGCAGCTGGGTGTGCGCGGCGGGTGGACCGCGCCCCTGAGCCGCGCTGCGCGGCTGTTGCGGCAACGCCGACGCACCACCGTGGCCGCGGACACCCTGCTGTGGCGAGTCGGCGGCGCCGGGATGTTCATCGGCGCGTTCTTGACGGTCGCGGTCATCCCGATGGGACGGTGGGTGCTGGCCGATCCCGATGTGGGCATCGTGTGGTTCAACGTCGTCGACGTCATGGTCTGGGCCCTGGTGTGGCTGACCGGGTGGGGCGCAAACTCCGCCCACAGCTTGGTGGGCGGCTATCGCTTCCTGGCCCATGGACTGGCCTACGAACTGCCGCTGATGTTCGCCCTGGTCGCTCCGGCGATCGCCGCCGGCAGCCTGGGTGTCGGGGACGTGGTGGCCGCCCAGGACGGCGCGTGGTTCGTGGTGTGGATGCCGGTCGCCTTCCTCGTCTACCTGGTGGGCGTGACGGGGTTCTCCGTGTGGGGACCGTTTGCTCCCGCGCTGGCAGCGGACATCGCCGGCGGGGTGCTGGCCGAGCTCTCGGCCGTGGACCGTCTCGTCTTTCAGGCTGGGCGCTACCTGTTCCTAACCGCTGGAGCGGCCTTCTCAGTGCCGCTGTTCCTGGGCGGTGGCGCCGGGCCGGTGTTGCCCGGCTGGGCTTGGGTGCTGGTCAAGACCGTGGTGGTGTTGGCCGTGCTGGTATGGCTGCGCCGAAAGGTTCCACTGTTGCGCCCGGACCGGTTCATGGAGATCGGGTGGATGGTGCTGCTCCCGGCGGTCGTGGCCCAGGACCTATTGGTGTCCCTCATCGTCGTCCGGGGAGGGTGA
- a CDS encoding multicopper oxidase family protein yields the protein MNTITRRGLLIGGLGAAGTVGLGAYAATQGSSPSTPKGPFGAPTPVSPDRGQAVVTKTLTAKPITLDLAGRTVSTWGYGDAVPGPLLRANAGDFLRVTLDNQLPDETTIHWHGIRLRNQADGVPGMTQDPVKPDASYVYEFTAPDPGTYFFHPHVGVQLDRGLYAPLIIDDPKEPGDYDTEWVLVLDDWIDGTGTTPEQVLDELVANDSGSGGMGGMDHGEMDGMSRGTTDEAGPWGDAGDVTYPYFLINGRPPADLETLTAKPGQKVRLRFINAASDTIFAVALGGHRMTITHSDGFPVQPTETDAFYIGMGERYDAIVTLGDGVFPLVAKPVGKTSGGQAMALIRTGSGSAPGEGANPRELSGKVLIGSDLRPTQAAKLPSRTADATTRLTLTGSMQPYAWGMNGAPFGENEPLTVQAGQRLRINATNMTMMTHPLHVHGHTFALPSGLRKDTVLMAPMQSFAIDLDADNTGDWMIHCHNIYHAEAGMMIALKYTT from the coding sequence ATGAACACCATCACTCGCCGTGGCCTGCTGATCGGCGGCCTCGGTGCCGCCGGCACAGTCGGTTTGGGAGCCTATGCCGCCACCCAGGGATCGAGTCCAAGTACACCGAAGGGCCCGTTCGGTGCCCCGACGCCTGTCTCACCTGACCGTGGCCAGGCGGTGGTGACCAAGACGTTGACCGCCAAGCCGATCACCCTCGACCTGGCGGGCCGCACCGTCTCGACCTGGGGATACGGCGACGCCGTGCCGGGCCCGCTTCTGCGAGCCAACGCCGGCGACTTCCTGCGCGTCACTCTCGACAACCAGCTGCCGGACGAGACCACCATCCACTGGCACGGTATTCGTCTGCGCAACCAAGCCGACGGGGTCCCCGGCATGACCCAGGACCCGGTGAAGCCAGACGCCTCCTACGTCTACGAGTTCACTGCGCCCGACCCGGGCACGTACTTCTTCCACCCCCACGTAGGCGTCCAGCTCGACCGTGGGTTGTACGCCCCGTTGATCATCGACGATCCGAAGGAGCCAGGGGACTACGACACCGAGTGGGTCCTTGTCCTCGATGACTGGATCGACGGAACGGGCACCACACCCGAGCAGGTCCTGGATGAGCTCGTGGCCAATGATTCCGGATCCGGTGGCATGGGTGGCATGGACCACGGCGAGATGGATGGCATGAGCCGAGGCACCACGGACGAGGCCGGGCCTTGGGGTGACGCCGGAGATGTGACCTATCCCTACTTCCTCATCAACGGGCGCCCGCCCGCAGACCTTGAGACGCTCACTGCCAAGCCTGGGCAGAAGGTTCGTCTGCGATTCATCAACGCCGCCTCCGACACCATCTTCGCCGTCGCTCTCGGAGGGCATCGGATGACGATCACGCACAGCGACGGATTCCCTGTCCAACCGACCGAGACAGATGCGTTCTACATCGGGATGGGTGAACGGTACGACGCGATCGTCACCCTTGGCGACGGGGTCTTCCCCTTGGTGGCCAAGCCGGTCGGCAAGACCAGCGGTGGCCAGGCCATGGCCCTGATCCGCACCGGAAGCGGCAGTGCACCCGGTGAGGGCGCCAACCCACGAGAACTGTCCGGGAAGGTCCTCATCGGCTCCGACCTCCGACCCACCCAGGCTGCCAAGCTACCCAGCAGGACTGCTGATGCGACCACGCGGCTGACCCTCACCGGATCGATGCAGCCCTACGCGTGGGGGATGAACGGGGCGCCGTTCGGCGAGAACGAACCGTTGACCGTCCAGGCCGGGCAACGACTGCGGATCAACGCCACCAACATGACGATGATGACCCACCCGCTGCACGTGCACGGGCACACCTTCGCCCTGCCCTCCGGGCTCAGGAAGGACACTGTCCTCATGGCCCCGATGCAGTCATTCGCCATCGACCTCGACGCTGACAACACAGGTGACTGGATGATCCACTGCCACAACATCTACCACGCCGAGGCTGGCATGATGATCGCCCTGAAGTACACCACATGA
- a CDS encoding YdhK family protein codes for MTAVHRKVHAAATAAAAIALLAGWGGTAEDDATQSPQSSMTSDSSASSSGTSEAMGGHKTDGGAPPEGIEQASSPTYPVGTRVTLTADRMPGMKGADATISDAFDTTAYSVSYTPTEGGERVTDHKWVVHEELEDAGDAPLEAGTEVVLAADHMAGMDGAEATIDSSTDETVYMVDLTMDGMKMTNHKWVVESEIQPAK; via the coding sequence ATGACGGCGGTCCATCGGAAGGTTCACGCGGCAGCGACTGCTGCGGCGGCAATTGCGCTGCTGGCAGGGTGGGGAGGAACGGCCGAAGATGACGCGACGCAGTCACCACAGTCGTCGATGACGTCTGACTCGTCCGCGTCCAGCAGTGGGACCAGCGAGGCTATGGGTGGTCACAAGACTGATGGCGGAGCTCCCCCAGAGGGTATCGAGCAGGCGAGTTCGCCGACGTATCCCGTGGGCACGAGGGTGACGTTGACTGCTGACCGCATGCCGGGGATGAAGGGGGCCGATGCGACCATCTCGGACGCCTTCGACACGACGGCCTACTCCGTCAGCTACACGCCCACGGAGGGCGGTGAGCGGGTCACGGACCACAAGTGGGTCGTTCACGAGGAGCTGGAGGACGCCGGCGACGCGCCATTGGAAGCGGGTACCGAGGTCGTCCTGGCTGCCGATCACATGGCCGGCATGGATGGCGCCGAGGCGACGATCGACAGCTCGACCGACGAGACGGTGTACATGGTCGACCTCACGATGGATGGCATGAAGATGACAAATCACAAGTGGGTCGTGGAGAGCGAGATCCAGCCAGCCAAGTGA
- a CDS encoding response regulator transcription factor codes for MIAAYLARSGYQTAVEHDGVAGVHAAREQSPDVVILDLGLPGLDGIEVCRQIRTFSDCYVIVATARTDEVDTLIGLSVGADDYVTKPFSVRELVARVQTVLRRPRGGNPGNSTAAATPWVFGDLQVDPLGQQVHLKGEPVPLTPTERDLLMTLAQRPAMAFSRTQLIEEVWGGGWVGDEHLVDVHIAHLRRKLGDNPDLARYITTVRGIGYRMGPG; via the coding sequence ATGATCGCCGCCTATCTCGCCCGCAGCGGGTACCAGACCGCCGTCGAGCACGACGGCGTCGCCGGAGTACACGCAGCACGAGAGCAGTCCCCAGACGTGGTGATCCTCGACCTGGGACTGCCCGGACTGGACGGCATCGAGGTCTGCCGCCAGATCCGCACCTTCAGCGACTGCTACGTCATCGTCGCAACCGCCCGGACGGACGAGGTAGACACCCTGATCGGCCTGTCCGTGGGCGCCGACGACTACGTCACCAAACCCTTCAGCGTGCGCGAGCTGGTGGCACGCGTGCAGACGGTCCTGCGTCGCCCACGGGGCGGGAACCCCGGCAACTCCACCGCTGCGGCAACCCCATGGGTATTCGGGGACCTTCAGGTCGACCCGCTCGGGCAACAGGTCCACCTGAAGGGGGAACCAGTTCCGCTGACACCTACCGAACGGGATCTGCTGATGACCCTGGCCCAACGACCCGCGATGGCCTTCTCCCGCACGCAGCTCATCGAAGAGGTCTGGGGTGGCGGCTGGGTCGGCGACGAGCACCTGGTCGACGTCCACATCGCTCACCTGCGACGCAAGCTCGGAGACAACCCCGATCTCGCTCGCTACATCACCACGGTGCGCGGCATCGGTTACCGGATGGGGCCTGGATGA
- a CDS encoding DUF305 domain-containing protein — translation MTRLARRAALVVATTLTAGTLAACSSGSDGSMSGMDHDKTPMSTSDTSTAADGRQGDIMFAQMMIPHHEQAITMADLALDPSAKASRQVHDFAKDIKDAQDPEIQTMEGWLKDWDAPTPSSSGMDHGSGMMTQDEMSKLESATGAKFDKQWLTLMIKHHQGAVTMAEQVLTTTEDNAVKRTAKSIVKAQKAEIKAMQREL, via the coding sequence ATGACCCGACTTGCACGGCGCGCTGCCCTCGTGGTCGCGACAACCCTCACCGCAGGCACCTTGGCTGCCTGCTCCAGCGGCTCGGACGGATCCATGTCCGGGATGGACCATGACAAGACACCGATGAGCACCAGCGACACGTCCACGGCGGCGGATGGCCGGCAAGGTGACATCATGTTCGCCCAGATGATGATCCCCCACCACGAGCAAGCGATCACGATGGCCGACCTCGCTCTCGACCCTTCCGCCAAGGCATCACGGCAAGTCCATGACTTCGCCAAGGACATCAAGGACGCCCAAGACCCAGAAATCCAGACGATGGAAGGTTGGCTCAAGGACTGGGACGCCCCCACCCCAAGCTCTTCCGGCATGGACCACGGGTCCGGGATGATGACGCAGGATGAGATGTCCAAACTCGAGTCGGCCACTGGCGCCAAGTTCGACAAGCAGTGGCTCACCCTCATGATCAAGCACCATCAAGGCGCCGTAACCATGGCAGAGCAAGTTCTCACCACGACCGAGGACAACGCAGTCAAGAGAACGGCCAAGAGCATCGTCAAGGCCCAGAAGGCCGAGATCAAGGCCATGCAACGCGAACTCTGA
- a CDS encoding four-helix bundle copper-binding protein produces MHTVEQMLETYPKDLGGIDRAKLIECIQACFECAQTCTACADACLSEDTVADLTKCIRANLDCADICTTTGSALSRHTGYDANVTRAFLEACATACKSCGDSCEEHASMHEHCRVCAEACRRCEQACRELITSLT; encoded by the coding sequence ATGCACACCGTGGAGCAGATGCTCGAGACCTACCCGAAAGATCTGGGTGGCATCGACAGAGCCAAGTTGATCGAGTGCATCCAAGCCTGCTTCGAGTGCGCCCAGACGTGCACCGCCTGTGCCGACGCCTGCCTGAGTGAGGACACAGTCGCTGATCTCACCAAATGCATCCGCGCCAATCTCGATTGCGCGGACATCTGCACAACGACCGGCTCAGCGCTTTCGCGCCACACAGGTTACGACGCCAACGTCACGCGGGCTTTCCTCGAGGCCTGTGCGACAGCCTGCAAGTCGTGCGGTGACAGCTGTGAGGAGCATGCCTCGATGCATGAGCACTGCCGCGTCTGTGCCGAGGCGTGCCGGCGGTGCGAGCAGGCCTGCCGCGAGTTGATCACCTCGCTCACCTGA
- a CDS encoding NADH-quinone oxidoreductase subunit 5 family protein: MSGPQTALLAMVVLPATVGGVLALARPHRGAVPIALVTSGLTTVLAFATALARPAVSYPFVAGADFALDVDALAALVVPMVATVTFLVLIFAAGNIRESRARFHGLMLIFAAAALVTATAATIPALLFAWEVMGATSYALIGFWWRDSERVSAGLTAFITTRTADLGLYVAAGAALAGGAGMALADLPSAQGPWRDVAAAGILVAALGKAAQLPFSFWLSGAMKGPSPVSALLHSAAMVAMGGYLLLRVEPLLAATGWAGPLTAWVGVLTAVLMGLVALAQRDLKQLLAASTAAQLGFVVLAAGVGAVSGGVAHLVAHASVKALLFLAAGAWLTALGSEDLTKLRGVARRWPVVGVAASVAALALAGIAPLSLWATKDAVLTAALESSPWLYAAGLVAAALSAAYAGKALWAIWRRGARAEARADDAGEVGAWEQAPLVVFAVGAVVLGVLALPPISGMLAGALGGHAQIPTVELAVSAVIAVVVVLLMLRVRAPAPRWARRWLGLEAAAQAVVVRPSLTVAHALARFDDHVLDRAVNAVAGSVPVLARSAARVDDHVLDRAVNAVAGSVLMLARSAARVDDHVLDRVVSAIAGRVRRLGHLARAPQTGAIHQYFLQTVAVLAAGAVVWSVYAVMG; the protein is encoded by the coding sequence ATGAGCGGGCCCCAAACTGCGCTGCTGGCGATGGTGGTACTCCCGGCCACCGTGGGTGGCGTGCTCGCCCTCGCCCGCCCGCACCGTGGTGCGGTACCGATCGCGCTGGTGACCTCCGGGCTCACGACTGTCTTGGCGTTCGCCACTGCGCTGGCGCGGCCGGCCGTGTCCTACCCCTTCGTTGCCGGCGCCGACTTTGCCCTGGACGTCGATGCCCTCGCGGCGCTGGTCGTGCCGATGGTCGCCACCGTGACCTTCCTGGTGCTGATCTTCGCGGCGGGAAACATCCGGGAGTCCCGGGCTCGATTCCACGGGCTGATGCTCATCTTCGCGGCGGCCGCCCTGGTCACGGCGACCGCCGCGACCATCCCGGCGCTGCTGTTCGCCTGGGAGGTGATGGGCGCGACCTCCTACGCCCTGATCGGGTTTTGGTGGCGCGACTCCGAGCGTGTCTCAGCGGGGCTGACGGCCTTCATCACGACGCGCACAGCTGACTTGGGCCTCTACGTCGCTGCGGGCGCTGCCCTGGCCGGTGGGGCGGGCATGGCCTTGGCTGACCTGCCGTCCGCGCAGGGGCCGTGGCGGGATGTCGCCGCCGCCGGGATCCTGGTGGCGGCACTGGGCAAGGCAGCGCAGCTGCCCTTCTCCTTCTGGCTCTCCGGAGCGATGAAGGGCCCCAGCCCGGTCAGCGCGCTGCTGCACTCCGCTGCGATGGTCGCCATGGGTGGCTACCTGCTGTTGCGCGTGGAGCCCCTGTTGGCCGCGACCGGGTGGGCCGGTCCGCTGACCGCGTGGGTCGGCGTGCTCACGGCGGTGCTCATGGGGCTGGTGGCGTTGGCGCAGCGGGATCTCAAGCAGTTGTTGGCCGCTTCCACGGCCGCCCAGCTGGGCTTCGTGGTGCTCGCCGCCGGTGTCGGCGCGGTCAGTGGCGGCGTCGCCCACTTGGTGGCGCACGCCTCGGTCAAGGCACTGCTGTTCCTGGCTGCGGGCGCCTGGCTGACCGCGTTGGGGAGCGAGGACCTGACGAAACTGCGGGGTGTCGCCCGTCGGTGGCCGGTCGTGGGGGTGGCCGCGAGCGTGGCGGCGCTGGCTCTGGCCGGGATCGCACCGTTGTCCCTGTGGGCGACCAAGGATGCTGTGCTCACGGCCGCGCTCGAGTCATCCCCGTGGCTCTACGCTGCAGGACTGGTCGCCGCGGCATTGTCGGCCGCCTATGCCGGCAAGGCCCTGTGGGCGATCTGGCGGCGCGGTGCCCGCGCCGAAGCGCGGGCCGACGACGCCGGCGAGGTAGGCGCCTGGGAGCAGGCCCCGCTGGTCGTGTTTGCCGTTGGCGCGGTCGTGCTGGGTGTGCTCGCCCTGCCTCCGATCAGTGGCATGCTCGCCGGCGCCCTGGGCGGCCACGCTCAGATCCCGACCGTCGAGCTGGCCGTCTCTGCCGTGATCGCAGTGGTCGTGGTGCTGCTGATGCTGCGAGTGCGTGCCCCCGCGCCGAGGTGGGCTCGGCGGTGGCTGGGGCTGGAAGCGGCGGCGCAGGCCGTCGTGGTGCGCCCGTCCTTGACCGTGGCGCACGCTCTGGCGCGGTTCGACGACCACGTCCTGGACCGGGCCGTGAATGCCGTGGCCGGGTCGGTCCCCGTGCTGGCGCGGTCAGCTGCCCGCGTCGACGACCACGTCCTGGACCGGGCCGTGAATGCCGTGGCCGGGTCGGTCCTCATGCTGGCGCGGTCAGCTGCCCGCGTCGATGACCACGTCCTGGACCGGGTCGTGTCGGCTATCGCCGGCCGGGTTCGCCGACTCGGGCACCTGGCGCGGGCCCCGCAGACAGGGGCCATCCACCAGTACTTCCTCCAGACCGTCGCGGTACTGGCCGCCGGCGCCGTGGTCTGGTCCGTCTACGCCGTGATGGGTTGA
- a CDS encoding complex I subunit 4 family protein, whose translation MLSLIVFLPLAVAVVVAAVPSLGAAAARWVWVAVSAVEVVLVGVLWAGYEDPGPNGLAFEEQVPWIPGVGSSYHVGVDGLSLPLVAMTAVIFLACAVYALRDGERPRAQTALFLFLQGVSLGVFVAADLIVFFVFFDLSIVGMYFVIAGWGHGNAARSALKFFLYTFLGSLALLLGFIGLYVASDPHTFDIPELVAATPLEDSPLAGGLVLAAILVGLAVKTPTVPFHTWLPPAHTDAPATGSAVLAGVLLKMGTYGFVRIAMPILPEAWRAWAWVIVVVGIVSVLYGAFVALAQTNLKRMIAYTSVNHMGYIVLALGAVGLIAGDTAQARSVAVTGAVVQMVSHGLIAAALFLLAGVMRTRAGTYDMGAYGGLATPAPRFAALFAIAAFASLGLPGLSGFIAEFQIFAGSIAVAPVTAIALPGILVTAALFLLALQRVFTGPTQGQSPGFADLHGRELWSIGPLLALSLLIGVLPQLLLGVIEPASAALVDLVGR comes from the coding sequence ATGCTGAGTCTGATCGTCTTCCTTCCCCTGGCCGTCGCCGTAGTCGTGGCTGCGGTTCCCTCGCTCGGCGCCGCGGCCGCGCGGTGGGTGTGGGTCGCGGTCAGCGCCGTGGAGGTGGTGCTCGTCGGCGTCCTCTGGGCCGGGTATGAGGATCCGGGGCCGAACGGGTTGGCGTTCGAGGAGCAGGTGCCGTGGATCCCGGGGGTCGGCAGCAGCTACCACGTCGGCGTGGACGGGCTCTCGTTGCCGCTGGTGGCCATGACGGCGGTCATCTTCCTCGCGTGCGCCGTCTACGCTCTTCGGGACGGTGAGCGGCCCCGCGCGCAGACGGCTCTGTTCCTGTTCCTGCAGGGCGTGAGTCTCGGGGTGTTCGTGGCTGCCGACCTCATCGTGTTCTTCGTCTTCTTCGATCTGTCCATCGTGGGCATGTACTTCGTCATCGCTGGGTGGGGTCACGGGAATGCCGCCCGTTCGGCACTGAAGTTCTTCCTCTACACCTTCCTGGGGTCCCTCGCCCTGCTGCTGGGCTTCATCGGCCTGTACGTGGCCTCGGATCCCCACACCTTCGACATCCCCGAGCTCGTCGCGGCCACGCCGCTGGAGGACAGCCCGCTGGCCGGAGGGCTGGTGCTGGCGGCGATCCTGGTGGGTCTGGCCGTGAAGACCCCCACCGTGCCCTTCCACACCTGGCTGCCCCCCGCCCACACCGACGCCCCGGCCACCGGCTCGGCGGTGCTGGCCGGGGTGCTGCTGAAGATGGGCACCTATGGCTTCGTGCGCATCGCCATGCCGATCCTGCCCGAGGCGTGGCGGGCATGGGCCTGGGTGATCGTGGTGGTCGGCATCGTCTCGGTGCTGTACGGAGCATTCGTGGCACTGGCCCAGACCAACCTCAAACGCATGATCGCCTACACCTCCGTGAACCACATGGGCTACATCGTCCTGGCCCTGGGCGCGGTCGGCCTCATCGCCGGTGACACCGCCCAGGCCCGTTCGGTGGCCGTCACCGGCGCGGTTGTGCAGATGGTCAGCCATGGGCTGATCGCCGCCGCGCTCTTCCTCCTGGCCGGGGTGATGCGCACCCGCGCCGGCACCTACGACATGGGTGCCTACGGTGGCCTGGCTACACCCGCGCCGCGTTTCGCGGCACTGTTCGCGATCGCGGCGTTCGCCTCGTTGGGCCTGCCCGGGTTGTCCGGGTTCATCGCTGAGTTCCAGATCTTTGCCGGCAGCATCGCCGTCGCCCCGGTCACCGCGATCGCTCTGCCGGGCATCCTCGTCACTGCCGCCCTGTTCCTGTTAGCGCTGCAGCGAGTCTTCACCGGCCCCACGCAGGGCCAGTCGCCCGGGTTCGCGGACCTGCACGGTCGAGAGCTGTGGTCGATCGGCCCACTGCTGGCCCTGTCCCTGCTCATCGGCGTCCTGCCGCAGTTACTGCTCGGGGTCATCGAGCCGGCCTCGGCCGCCCTTGTCGACCTGGTCGGCAGGTAA
- a CDS encoding NADH-quinone oxidoreductase subunit A: MYGIVAMALVAVFAVAFLYALHRAVNVLAEPLTVLPAQSGWLPQEHALSRFHARWYPASIVFLAFDVEMLFMYPWAVIVAEEGMTAVVEMFLFLGALLIAVTWAWREGVFRWA, encoded by the coding sequence GTGTACGGGATCGTGGCCATGGCGCTAGTGGCTGTATTCGCTGTCGCGTTCCTCTATGCGCTCCACCGGGCTGTCAATGTACTGGCCGAGCCACTGACGGTGCTCCCGGCGCAGTCGGGGTGGCTGCCCCAGGAACATGCGCTCTCCCGATTCCACGCCCGCTGGTATCCCGCCTCCATCGTCTTCCTCGCCTTCGACGTCGAGATGCTGTTCATGTACCCGTGGGCAGTGATCGTGGCCGAGGAAGGGATGACTGCGGTGGTGGAGATGTTCCTCTTCCTCGGAGCCCTGCTCATCGCCGTGACGTGGGCCTGGCGGGAGGGGGTCTTCCGATGGGCCTGA
- a CDS encoding NADH-quinone oxidoreductase subunit NuoK: protein MTLEAVLVVAAALFAVGLYGALSQQVVVMVMMGLELMINGVLLAAAGFWFFLAPDPTGQVLLLVVLAAMTVEMAMGFAVATLLHRRAQTDMTDMAEELSG, encoded by the coding sequence GTGACCCTCGAGGCTGTGCTGGTGGTGGCTGCCGCCCTGTTTGCGGTGGGCCTGTATGGCGCCCTGTCCCAGCAGGTCGTCGTGATGGTGATGATGGGCCTTGAACTGATGATCAACGGGGTGCTCCTGGCTGCCGCCGGGTTCTGGTTCTTCTTGGCCCCGGACCCGACTGGGCAGGTCCTGCTGCTGGTGGTGCTAGCCGCGATGACGGTGGAGATGGCCATGGGCTTCGCGGTGGCCACGCTGCTGCACCGACGGGCACAGACGGACATGACCGACATGGCCGAGGAGCTGTCCGGATGA
- a CDS encoding F510_1955 family glycosylhydrolase: MLHVHGIARHPLTGDLLVASHQGLFQKVDGKLARIGPAIDLMGFTIDDDGTLYASGHPAPGTDLPQPVGLITSQDTGRTWQVASLGGRSDFHALTVGPDGVIGFDGTLRHTSDNTTWTTRDIPSPPRVLAASPTSGKLLATTSAGLLMSQDQGATWSSLDPPQTAVLVAWADEETIVTSSAAGRLATSRDAGQTWTLHPRSIGQAEALWAGRTSDGQLEIIASVEGQVISTKDAGTTTQTLVQ; the protein is encoded by the coding sequence ATGCTTCATGTTCACGGGATCGCCCGACATCCGCTCACCGGCGACCTTCTCGTGGCCTCACACCAAGGCTTGTTCCAGAAGGTCGATGGCAAACTCGCCCGCATAGGGCCTGCCATCGACCTCATGGGCTTCACCATCGACGACGACGGCACCCTGTACGCCTCCGGCCACCCAGCGCCCGGCACCGATCTGCCCCAGCCAGTCGGTCTCATCACATCCCAGGACACAGGCCGGACCTGGCAGGTCGCTTCACTCGGTGGACGCTCGGACTTCCACGCCCTGACGGTCGGCCCAGACGGCGTCATCGGGTTTGACGGAACGCTCCGACACACCAGCGACAACACGACCTGGACCACGCGGGACATCCCCTCGCCGCCACGAGTACTGGCCGCTTCTCCCACGTCCGGGAAGTTGCTGGCCACCACCAGCGCCGGCCTGCTCATGAGCCAGGATCAAGGGGCGACCTGGAGCTCTCTCGACCCACCGCAGACCGCCGTCCTCGTCGCTTGGGCCGACGAAGAGACCATCGTGACCTCGTCAGCCGCAGGAAGACTCGCAACCAGCAGGGACGCCGGCCAGACCTGGACCCTTCACCCCAGGAGCATCGGTCAGGCCGAAGCGCTGTGGGCGGGCCGCACCAGCGACGGGCAGCTGGAGATCATCGCGTCTGTCGAAGGGCAGGTGATCAGCACCAAGGATGCAGGAACTACCACCCAGACGTTGGTTCAGTGA